In Oryzias melastigma strain HK-1 linkage group LG16, ASM292280v2, whole genome shotgun sequence, a single genomic region encodes these proteins:
- the LOC112140491 gene encoding riboflavin transporter 2, protein MSLLTHVLACLFGMGSWVAINGMWVELPLVVDEVPEKWFLPSYLTVLIQMANIGPFFVTLMHRFRPGVLDERPVIYCIVGLGIISTFLLAFFWKHTAMVAGSPHSVPLLILSFLLSVVDCTSSVTFLPFMMTLRPQYLTTYFAGEGLSGLVPALVALVQGVGVVHCENATLARNTSSGNSSFVGSGELIAKYQPAKFSVQVFFVLLSIMMVVSLVAFILLNHHPAVARERRSDQYFFEDLENKKREQSLSLHAQTPEQKPMLGPLEGAGEEPRSSFGKGTYSNLEVAFIFVVLAWVNALTNAVLPSVQTFSCLPYGNKAYHLAATMAAVANPVACFIAMFVPIRSLAFMCFLTVFGTGFGAYIMAMAALSPCPLMVQSASGTAVIVLAWILFVLTLSYVKVIIGVILRDEGHSALVWCGAVVQLGSMLGALSMFPLVSVYGLFKSGDVCNTRCPS, encoded by the exons ATGTCGCTTCTCACTCACGTTCTCGCTTGCCTTTTTGGAATGGGCTCCTGGGTGGCCATCAATGGGATGTGGGTGGAGCTCCCCCTGGTTGTAGATGAAGTCCCGGAGAAGTGGTTCCTCCCCTCTTATCTGACAGTCCTCATCCAAATGGCCAACATAGGTCCATTCTTTGTCACCTTGATGCACCGCTTCCGCCCTGGAGTGCTGGACGAGCGGCCCGTCATCTACTGCATAGTTGGGTTGGGGATCATCTCCACATTCCTGCTGGCTTTCTTCTGGAAGCACACGGCGATGGTTGCAGGCTCTCCCCACAGTGTCCCCCTGCTGATTTTAAGCTTCCTGCTGTCTGTAGTGGACTGCACATCATCTGTCACCTTCCTACCTTTCATGATGACTCTGCGCCCACAATACCTTACCACCTATTTTGCTGGAGAAGGTCTCAGTGGTCTGGTTCCTGCACTGGTGGCTTTGGTTCAGGGCGTTGGAGTGGTTCACTGTGAAAATGCCACTTTAGCCAGGAACACATCTTCTGGTAATTCCAGTTTTGTAGGGAGTGGTGAGCTAATAGCCAAATACCAGCCAGCCAAGTTTTCTGTCCAGGTCTTCTTTGTGCTCTTGAGCATCATGATGGTTGTGTCCTTGGTTGCCTTTATCCTACTGAATCACCACCCGGCTGTGGCTCGAGAGAGAAGGAGTGATCAGTACTTCTTTGAGGacctggaaaacaaaaagagggAACAGAGTTTGTCTCTGCACGCTCAGACACCAGAGCAGAAGCCCATGCTGGGTCCTCTGGAGGGGGCCGGGGAAGAACCCAGGAGTTCTTTTGGAAAAGGGACCTACAGTAACCTGGAGGTGGCCTTCATCTTTGTGGTGCTGGCTTGGGTCAATGCGCTGACCAACGCAGTGCTGCCCTCTGTCCAGACCTTCTCCTGTTTGCCCTATGGGAACAAGGCCTACCATCTGGCTGCCACCATGGCTGCCGTTGCTAACCCTGTGGCCTGTTTCATTGCCATGTTTGTGCCAATAAG GTCTCTTGCCTTCATGTGTTTCTTGACGGTGTTTGGGACTGGATTTGGCGCCTACATCATGGCTATGGCAGCGCTGAGCCCGTGTCCTTTGATGGTCCAAAGTGCCTCTGGAACTGCAGTCATT GTCCTGGCCTGGATCTTGTTTGTCCTGACCCTGTCCTATGTAAAGGTCATCATCGGGGTGATTCTGAGGGATGAAGGCCACAGCGCCCTCGTGTGGTGTGGGGCTGTGGTGCAGCTGGGCTCCATGCTCGGAGCCTTGTCCATGTTCCCGCTGGTCAGCGTCTACGGACTTTTTAAGTCAGGCGATGTTTGCAACACCAGGTGTCCATCCTAG